A genomic window from Xyrauchen texanus isolate HMW12.3.18 chromosome 31, RBS_HiC_50CHRs, whole genome shotgun sequence includes:
- the LOC127624801 gene encoding DENN domain-containing protein 1A-like, which yields MGSRIRESPGSTFEVYMEVVHSGTAGSGAEVRRSFPSTYTDQETVQTIPKFCFPFSMDSMSVGQVGQNFTFVLTDIESKQRFGFCRLSSGAHSCHCILSYLPWFEVFYKLLNILADYTTKGQDSQWRELLESLHGLNIPDPGVPVHLSVHLFFTVPDPRDLPSIPENRNLTEYFVAVDVNNMLHVYASMLYERRVLISCSKLSTLTACIHGAAAMLYPMYWQHVYIPVLPQHLIDYCCAPMPYLIGVHTSLMEKVRGMALDDVVLLNVDTNTLETPFDDLQSLPNDVVSSLKNRLRKVSSTTGDGVARAFLKAQAALFGSYRDALHIEPEEPITFSEEAFIIHRSSTMRQFLLNAIQLQFFKQFIDGRLELLNAGEGFSDQFEEEINMGEYAGSDKTYQWLFTVKKGSGAILNTVKTKANPAMKIVYKFAKDHAKMGIKEMKSRLKQKELAENGYSEEPGSAHFPSTHSRDSLTWDQRRPITVHIGQSEREPPPRPPKPQHPPPLHPSKLQRNTQPARPPRPLVAKRPRSNIAIEGSPEHYMRPTRHYTVFLCEDSSGDELSQDDNSITAFPEHLLLSAPFEWPQPYRSLKEAELVEEGEEVGERFQGNTAPSSPVLDKFSDLSLLEDAFCSQKGELESTDTANTANFSHSTHITLSSARSLEELRTDPQHANFNYQMGLSSAAFTRTLPGLKTTNPYSKLWTQREDPFTLLGRESPSWERPLSVPPLETPEPCPSSKESSIHTEKVEGACITIPRPQGRKTPELGAMLAPPVTLLRASENEGVTTGGQEFRQALNMSPHTQAQSQANLLKPNEQNKGQGLDLLNLLDPLCGTTENETTPPASNTPKPLLPPRPHPPTLPPIPPQVSLNPFNQPAQYPPQRHYSPVVPSNPFVPAYMAPQGPTFFSTPRPFSVFGQSSAMGVAPTGGSWPMGHVPPSSSSSGSLSSLLESPAPPTPAQPAQVPIDTSHDPFSDLLTIATTPTVMATPPKKKVEDMRRRWETFD from the exons ATGGGCTCTCGTATCAG GGAGAGCCCCGGGTCAACCTTTGAGGTGTACATGGAAGTGGTGCATTCTGGGACGGCTGGCTCTG GAGCAGAGGTGCGAAGGAGTTTCCCCAGTACATACACTGACCAG GAAACAGTACAGACTATCCCGAAGTTTTGTTTCCCCTTCAGCATGGACAG TATGTCAGTTGGTCAAGTGGGGCAGAACTTTACGTTTGTTCTAACGGATATCGAGAGCAAACAGCGCTTTGGTTTCTGTAGGCTGTCATCAGGAGCTCACAGCTGCCACTGTATCCTCAG CTATCTGCCCTGGTTTGAGGTCTTTTACAAGTTGCTGAATATCCTGGCAGACTACACAACCAAAGGACAG GACAGTCAGTGGAGAGAGTTATTAGAGTCTCTACATGGGTTGAACATACCTGATCCTGGAGTGCCTGTGCATTTGAGTGTG CATTTGTTTTTCACAGTGCCTGATCCAAGAGATTTACCCAGCATACCTGAAAAT AGAAATCTGACGGAGTATTTTGTAGCAGTGGACGTGAATAACATGCTCCATGTTTATGCGAGCATGCTGTACGAAAGACGAGTCCTCATCAGTTGCAGCAAGCTCAGCACT TTAACTGCATGCATTCATGGAGCGGCGGCTATGTTGTATCCCATGTACTGGCAGCATGTTTACATTCCAGTGCTGCCACAGCACTTAATAGACTACTGCTG TGCTCCAATGCCGTACCTCATCGGAGTGCATACCAGTCTTATGGAG AAGGTGCGAGGTATGGCTTTAGATGATGTGGTACTTCTCAATGTGGACACAAACACTCTTGAAACGCCGTTTGATGACCTGCAAAGCCTTCCCAATGATGTA GTTTCATCCTTAAAGAACCGTTTACGGAAAGTTTCCTCAACAACAGGGGACGGGGTGGCCAGAGCGTTTCTGAAAGCACAGGCGGCTCTGTTTGGCAGTTATAGGGATGCGCTACACATTGAACCG GAGGAGCCAATCACCTTCAGTGAGGAAGCTTTTATCATACACAGATCCAGCACAATGAGACAGTTTCTACTGAACGCCATTCAACTACAGTTCTTTAAACAG TTTATAGATGGACGTCTGGAGTTGTTGAATGCTGGTGAAGGGTTCAGTGATCAGTTTGAGGAGGAGATCAATATGGGAGAATATGCAG GAAGTGATAAGACATATCAGTGGCTATTCACAGTGAAG AAAGGAAGCGGGGCTATCTTAAACACGGTCAAGACAAAGGCAAATCCTGCAATGAAGATTGTTTACAAATTT GCCAAAGACCATGCCAAGATGGGCATCAAAGAAATGAAAAGTCGACTTAAACAAAAG GAGCTTGCTGAGAATGGCTATTCAGAAGAGCCTGGCTCCGCCCACTTTCCCTCCACACACAGCAGGGACTCCCTTACCTGGGACCAGAGACGGCCAATCACTGTGCACATTGGACAG AGTGAGCGAGAGCCCCCCCCACGGCCCCCTAAGCCACAACATCCCCCTCCCCTCCATCCCTCAAAACTGCAGCGCAACACACAGCCA GCCCGACCTCCTCGACCTCTTGTGGCGAAGAGACCACGCAGTAATATTGCAATTGAGGGAAGCCCTGAACA TTACATGCGTCCAACCCGTCACTATACAGTGTTTCTGTGCGAGGACTCTTCGGGTGATGAGCTGTCTCAAGACGACAACTCCATCACTGCTTTTCCTGAACACTTACTGCTCTCTGCTCCTTTTGAATG GCCCCAGCCATACAGGTCTCTTAAAGAGGCTGAACTTGTGGAAGAAGGTGAAGAGGTTGGGGAGCGCTTCCAGGGTAACACGGCTCCGTCCAGCCCTGTGCTAGACAAATTCTCTGACCTGAGCCTGTTGGAGGATGCCTTCTGTAGTCAGAAGGGAGAGCTGGAGAGTACAGACACCGCAAATACAGCAAACTTCTCTCACAGCACACACATAACACTCAGTTCCGCACGGAGTTTGGAGGAGCTTCGAACAGACCCACAACATGCCAACTTCAACTACCAG ATGGGTCTTAGTTCAGCCGCATTCACACGGACTCTGCCTGGTCTTAAAACCACCAATCCATACAGCAAGCTATGGACCCAAAGGGAGGATCCTTTCACGCTGCTTGGCCGCGAGTCCCCGTCCTGGGAGAGACCTCTCTCTGTGCCACCTCTTGAAACCCCAGAGCCTTGTCCATCTAGCAAAGAGAGCTCAATTCACACAGAGAAGGTGGAAGGGGCCTGTATCACAATTCCTCGCCCTCAGGGTCGGAAAACACCTGAACTGGGTGCGATGTTGGCACCGCCTGTGACCCTGCTGCGCGCCAGTGAAAATGAGGGAGTGACCACCGGAGGGCAAGAGTTCCGACAGGCACTTAACATGTCTCCACACACACAAGCGCAGTCACAGGCGAACTTACTGAAGCCTAACGAGCAAAACAAGGGTCAGGGACTCGATTTGCTCAACTTGTTGGACCCTTTGTGTGGAACAACGGAAAATGAGACCACCCCACCCGCATCTAACACACCTAAACCTCTCTTACCTCCTCGTCCCCACCCCCCAACCTTGCCCCCCATTCCACCTCAAGTGTCACTCAACCCCTTCAACCAACCAGCCCAATACCCACCTCAAAGGCACTATAGTCCCGTTGTCCCAAGCAATCCTTTTGTCCCAGCCTACATGGCTCCCCAGGGTCCCACCTTTTTCTCCACTCCCCGCCCCTTTTCAGTATTTGGTCAGTCATCTGCCATGGGTGTGGCCCCAACGGGAGGATCGTGGCCAATGGGACATGTCCCTCCATCCTCCAGTAGTAGTGGCTCTCTTTCAAGCCTCTTAGAATCGCCTGCACCACCTACTCCCGCCCAACCTGCGCAAGTCCCCATAGACACATCCCATGATCCATTCAGTGACCTTCTTACCATAGCAACTACACCAACAGTTATGGCCACACCCCCTAAAAAGAAGGTGGAGGACATGCGGAGGAGATGGGAGACTTTTGACTAG
- the LOC127624523 gene encoding protein crumbs homolog 2-like: MNIWDKGLIKGARAAKWRKEGTFCSGSSDLCTSSPCRNGATCVNTMDDYVCLCSREGVRYMGKDCEELYNACVLAKCEGCVSEPGTEHYTCPGDVNECESGPCVGTLSECVDELIGYRCLCPPGFGGEDCSRQITDCIDDPCLNNGTCKRIVDGFECTCSNGFSGNICEVDLDECSSHPCQNGAICLDGANKYLCFCVPGYQGHNCEIDINECASRPCWNNGTCINEKDHYICECLLGYSGVNCELEINECESNPCQNGATCHDFVGLYTCDCVQGFEGSHCEINIDECESDPCQNGGFCHDLIASYECQCEGTGFMGDHCEEDIPECASDPCQHGSTCLEGINHYNCTCWPGFKGDNCEVDIDECADAPCENGGECFEKSNPDHWVTTDWEFNYATVAGYVCQCQPGYTGENCSVNINECESEPCQNGGSCEDLINGYTCVCADGFAGVECEVNVDECESAPCLNGGVCADGVAEYKCHCAEAKEDLLPWGGPQCGVQLLGCIEHACQNGATCLPWFDGETHGHTCLCPPGFYDDVCSTPTTFSFSSPRFFLFEVPPLERRRRDTEHQRTLEVSLRFRTTLPNMLLFFRGSAKLFMSLEIVGGKLRTRVVSGVGESLEAQLPGLVSDGSWRQAIVSINEQVKNVVLQVKGPGCENQACRVKEKLPEDHASFLHHKGLTKVYVGGVPEEYLEFTLSSHSFLGCMEDLQVDGHPVLPHDLGSDVESVEVGCMKTEWCQVQPHPCSQRGRCIDLWTGYRCDCSRPHHGNDCGQDYPSYTFGHEDSTSFLAFELLSDFGKNFTVSFLLRSLKMSGILLQLRRAGLQGTEGEDPYFTIYLQMGRVQVTSVAEAPVLSSPGFVCNGEKPLLQVDVQEGQVFFRHGGLRHGLGSLPELEVLGGDLVYVGGVPGEEDVAEWGGHFEGCFQDLRLDDVHLDWVSWNETLSETVYISSEAENVLPGCISDDTCKVQPCLNGGECTVTWNDFTCSCPQNFTGKTCKTRVWCVSNPCVNGGRCVDLFDGFECIANATFDNTPLHYSAMGSLVAPVTNITMELQTRQVNGVLLRAWRGAELLLIGLVDSSIQVELHNENSVEPVIFSGQRHIADGNWHHLKVAMALPEGDTSPWVILVDSIIDGSSAPLQTGSLRFLEDRSSEVALADTYTGCLGAVRVGGVYLPFVNNVKPPQTSQFWRRQDERVHIGCFGAPVCGSHPCRHGGTCLDLFNMFGCQCPSGWEGATCEKETDECILGPCVHGKCKDMFNGFDCMCHPGYTGPTCSENVDDCKRSQCKNGGTCVDGVNDHTCICPPKYSGTRCQFNYPPLKCELDVHCENDGVCHDTQWGANCTCSPGFTGDRCETEINECASSPCLNGGSCLDRLNRFECLCPAGFSGQFCETNKQAQKDRIPWLAIAVPLVCGCVLLAAIGLMFMLMTARRKRQSEGTYSPSQQEVAGARLEMDSMLKVPPEERLI, translated from the exons GTACATTCTGTTCAGGATCATCTGACTTGTGCACATCATCACCGTGCCGAAATGGGGCGACATGTGTAAATACGATGGATGACTACGTGTGTCTGTGTTCAAGGGAGGGTGTTCGGTACATGGGGAAGGACTGCGAGGAGCTGTACAATGCATGTGTGTTAGCTAAATGTGAAGGGTGTGTGAGTGAACCGGGCACTGAGCACTACACTTGCCCGGGGGATGTCAACGAGTGTGAAAGTGGACCGTGTGTAGGCACGCTCTccgaatgtgtggatgagcttaTCGGCTACAGGTGCCTGTGCCCACCTGGTTTCGGAGGAGAGGACTGCAGTCGTCAGATCACGGACTGCATCGATGATCCCTGCCTCAACAACGGCACCTGCAAGCGGATAGTGGATGGATTTGAGTGTACCTGTTCAAATGGTTTCAGTGGAAATATCTGCGAAGTGGATCTGGATGAGTGCTCGTCACACCCGTGTCAGAACGGCGCCATCTGTCTGGATGGAGCCAACAAGTATCTCTGCTTCTGCGTACCAGGTTACCAAGGACACAACTGTGAGATTGACATCAATGAGTGTGCATCCCGTCCTTGCTGGAACAATGGGACCTGTATAAACGAGAAAGACCATTACATTTGTGAATGCCTTCTGGGATATTCAG GAGTGAACTGTGAGCTGGAGATTAATGAATGTGAGTCAAATCCTTGTCAAAACGGAGCCACTTGTCACGACTTTGTGGGGTTGTACACCTGTGACTGTGTGCAGGGGTTTGAAGGTTCTCACTGTGAGATCAATATCGATGAGTGCGAGAGCGATCCATGCCAGAATGGAGGATTCTGCCATGACCTCATCGCCAG TTATGAATGTCAATGTGAAGGCACTGGATTTATGGGAGACCACTGTGAGGAGGATATTCCCGAGTGTGCTTCAGATCCATGCCAACACGGATCAACTTGTCTGGAGGGCATTAACCACTACAACTGTACCTGCTGGCCAG GTTTTAAGGGTGATAACTGTGAAGTGGATATTGATGAATGTGCTGATGCTCCCTGTGAGAATGGTGGCGAATGCTTTGAGAAGTCTAATCCAGATCACTGGGTAACAACAGACTGGGAGTTCAACTACGCCACGGTCGCTGGTTACGTCTGCCAATGCCAACCAGGATATACAG GAGAAAATTGTTCAGTAAACATAAACGAGTGCGAGTCTGAGCCGTGTCAAAATGGAGGAAGCTGTGAGGACCTCATAAATGGATACACGTGTGTGTGCGCGGATGGGTTCGCAG GTGTGGAGTGTGAAGTCAATGTTGATGAGTGTGAGAGCGCCCCCTGCCTGAACGGAGGTGTATGTGCAGATGGAGTTGCTGAATACAAGTGTCATTGTGCAGAAGCCAAAGAAGACCTCCTGCCTTGGGGTGGACCCCAGTGTGGCGTGCAACTGCTTGGTTGTATTGAGCATGCATGCCAAAATGGTGCCACCTGCCTTCCATGGTTTGACGGAGAGACACATGGGCATACCTGTCTTTGCCCACCTGGTTTCTATGATGATGTCTGCTCTACACCCACCACATTCTCTTTCTCCTCACCGAGATTCTTCTTGTTTGAGGTGCCACCACTCGAGCGCAGAAGGAGAGACACGGAACACCAGCGCACCCTGGAAGTCAGTCTGCGCTTTCGCACCACACTGCCTAATATGCTGCTGTTCTTTCGTGGAAGTGCCAAACTCTTCATGTCACTGGAGATTGTTGGGGGTAAGCTTCGTACCAGGGTGGTGTCAGGGGTCGGGGAATCATTGGAGGCACAATTGCCGGGCCTTGTAAGTGATGGAAGTTGGCGTCAGGCAATTGTGAGCATTAACGAACAGGTTAAAAATGTTGTGCTACAAGTTAAAGGTCCAGGCTGTGAAAATCAAGCATGTAGAGTTAAAGAAAAGCTACCAGAAGACCATGCATCGTTCCTGCATCATAAGGGCCTCACAAAGGTATATGTTGGTGGTGTACCAGAGGAGTATCTGGAGTTTACCTTGAGCAGCCATAGCTTTTTGGGCTGTATGGAAGACCTTCAGGTGGACGGCCATCCTGTCCTGCCCCATGATCTAGGTAGCGACGTGGAGAGTGTAGAGGTGGGCTGTATGAAGACGGAATGGTGCCAGGTGCAACCACACCCCTGTTCTCAACGCGGGCGCTGCATCGACCTCTGGACGGGCTACCGCTGTGACTGCTCCAGACCACACCATGGAAATGACTGCGGCCAAG ATTACCCCTCATATACATTCGGTCATGAGGACTCCACAAGCTTCCTTGCATTTGAACTGCTGTCTGATTTCGGCAAGAACTTCACGGTGTCATTCTTACTGCGGTCACTCAAGATGAGTGGAATATTACTTCAGTTACGTAGGGCGGGGCTTCAGGGTACAGAAGGGGAGGATCCTTACTTCACCATCTACCTGCaaatgggacgagtgcaggtgaccTCTGTGGCCGAGGCACCTGTTTTATCATCGCCGGGTTTTGTCTGTAATGGAGAAAAGCCACTGCTGCAGGTGGACGTACAGGAAGGTCAGGTGTTTTTCAGACACGGAGGGTTGCGCCATGGACTTGGCTCTCTCCCTGAACTGGAAGTTCTGGGTGGAGACTTGGTGTATGTGGGTGGGGTCCCTGGTGAGGAGGATGTAGCTGAGTGGGGGGGTCACTTTGAGGGCTGCTTTCAGGATCTGAGACTAGATGATGTGCATTTGGATTGGGTATCATGGAACGAAACCCTCAGCGAGACTGTGTATATCTCCAGtgaggcagaaaatgtgcttccTGGATGCATCAGTGATGACACATGCAAG GTGCAACCTTGCTTAAATGGTGGTGAATGTACTGTCACATGGAATGACTTTACATGTTCCTGTCCACAAAATTTCACTGGAAAAACATGCAAAACCAGAGTTTGGTGTGTGAGCAACCCATGTGTGAATGGCGGACGCTGCGTGGACCTGTTCGACGGTTTTGAGT GCATTGCTAACGCAACTTTCGACAATACTCCATTACACTACAGTGCTATGGGATCATTAGTTGCCCCGGTTACCAACATTACTATGGAACTCCAAACAAGGCAGGTAAACGGCGTTCTACTGCGTGCATGGAGAGGGGCGGAGCTTCTCCTGATTGGCCTGGTGGATTCAAGCATTCAGGTGGAGCTTCATAATGAGAACAGTGTGGAACCAGTGATCTTCTCTGGACAGAGACACATTGCTGACGGCAACTGGCATCATCTGAAGGTTGCCATGGCCCTGCCAGAGGGCGATACATCACCTTGGGTCATTTTGGTGGACAGCATCATTGATGGTAGCAGTGCCCCTTTGCAAACTGGTAGTTTACGTTTTCTTGAAGACAGATCAAGTGAGGTGGCATTGGCAGACACGTACACAGGGTGTCTAGGTGCTGTGAGAGTGGGCGGGGTCTATCTTCCATTTGTAAACAACGTCAAACCACCTCAAACATCACAGTTTTGGCGACGACAGGACGAGCGTGTGCACATAGGGTGCTTTGGTGCTCCGGTTTGTGGCTCTCATCCATGCAGGCATGGTGGCACCTGTTTAGATCTCTTCAATATGTTTGGATGCCAGTGCCCATCTGGCTGGGAAGGGGCCACCTGTGAGAAGGAAACAGACGAGTGTATTTTGGGACCCTGTGTCCATGGCAAGTGCAAGGACATGTTTAATGGGTTCGACTGCATGTGTCACCCAGGCTACACTGGACCAACATGCTCAGAAAATGTAGATGACTGCAAAAGGTCTCAGTGTAAGAATGGGGGAACCTGTGTGGATGGAGTTAATGACCACACCTGCATCTGTCCACCAAAGTACAGCGGAACACGTTGCCA GTTTAACTACCCTCCTCTAAAGTGTGAGCTGGATGTACATTGTGAAAATGATGGTGTTTGTCATGACACTCAGTGGGGGGCAAACTGCACCTGCTCTCCCGGATTCACAGGAGACAG ATGCGAGACTGAAATCAACGAGTGTGCGTCTAGTCCATGTCTAAACGGTGGATCGTGTCTGGATCGGCTGAACCgttttgagtgtttgtgtccagcaGGATTTAGTGGCCAGTTCTGCGAAACAAAT AAACAGGCTCAGAAAGATCGTATACCATGGCTGGCGATTGCGGTTCCATTGGTATGTGGCTGCGTGCTCTTGGCGGCAATCGGTCTAATGTTCATGTTGATGACGGCGCGTAGGAAGCGGCAGTCAGAAGGAACGTATTCTCCAAGCCAACAGGAAGTTGCTGGTGCACGCCTGGAGATGGACAGTATGCTGAAAGTACCTCCTGAAGAGCGTCTAATCTAA